One Bacteroidota bacterium genomic window, TCACTATTGATTTGCGGATAATGAGTTTTTGAGTATAGCCACCATTATCACCACCGGGCATAATTCCAATTTTTTTGAATTGATCAACCACATAGTCAACGGCAGTTTGATATCCTTCTGTCCCGGGCAACCGGCCTTTCAGTTTATCATCGGCGAGATAAGCAATATGCGAACGGATCGTATTGGTATCGATCCTGTCCATTGCCTTTTTAATATCTTTTGAAACTTTTACTTCCTGTGCAAATGAGTTTAATGCAGTAAAACTGCAGATCAGTACTACTAATTTTTTCATGCGGGCAAGATAAAATAATTATTGAACTGAGGATTTAATTTTATCCGCAAGGTTTACCGCCCATCGCTTATAATCTTTTGCTGATGGATGCAACCCATCTCCGGCAACCAGTGTTGGGTCATTGGCAACTTCTCTTGTACCGGAAGTAATATCGATATAGCTTACTTTATATTTTTCAGCAATGGCTTTATTGGCTGCATTATATTCATCAATTTCTTTTGCTATTTGTTTTCTATCTCTTCCTTCCGCAAATGGCGTAGCTCCCCAATCGGGTATTGATAAAACAAAAACATGAGTGGTATCATTTCCTGCAAATTGTATAGCTTGCTTCAATAAATTTTCAAATTCAGGTTTATAATTTTCAACTGACCGGCTGCGATATTGATTATTCACACCGATCAATAGTGTTACAAAATCATATTTGGGTAAAAAATTATGATCGTTGATCGCTGTTTGCAATTCATCTGTTGTCCACCCGGTTTTTGCAATGATCTCCGGCGCCTTGAATTCAATACCTGCATTTCTTAATAACTGAATTGTTTGATAAGGAAAATTCTCTTGCAATAAAACCAATTCGCCAATAGTATAAGAGTCGCCGAGTGACAAAATTGTTAAACTATCATTTTTCATTTGTGCAAACAGTCTTTGAACTGTGAAAATAAAAATAAGCTGTAATAAACAAACTGTGATAAAATTTTTCCTCATTTCCTAATATACGAATCAGGCTTAGTTTCGGTTTTAAGAACTACTTTTAACAGGTATTTCAAATAAAGCTTTTATGAACAGAAAACAATTTCTTTCTGCATCTGGTGTGTTGGCTGCGACAAGCATTTTGCCTACTAACTCAGTCCTGGCACAGCACTACGATGAAAATGGCCTGGATAAACTCACTGATGCGAATGGGAATTTCCAGCATCTTCCTTTACCTTATAATAAAAATTTCCTTGAGCCATACATGGATGAGGAAACAGTTTACCTGCATCACACCTTTCATCATGGAGGAGCCGTGAAAGGTGCGAATACTGATCTACAAAAAATCCGTAAGGCAATGGATGATAATAATCTTGAAACGGTGGATTACTGGACAAAGAAATTGTCCTATCATTTTTCATCGCATGTACTGCATACTATTTTCTGGACCAACCTGACTAATAAGAAAGCAGACCCATCCGGTGAATTAATGAAAAGGATTGAAAAAGATTTCGGCAGTTACGATAAGCTGAAAGGATATATATCTGCTACATCAAAAA contains:
- a CDS encoding SGNH/GDSL hydrolase family protein — encoded protein: MKNDSLTILSLGDSYTIGELVLLQENFPYQTIQLLRNAGIEFKAPEIIAKTGWTTDELQTAINDHNFLPKYDFVTLLIGVNNQYRSRSVENYKPEFENLLKQAIQFAGNDTTHVFVLSIPDWGATPFAEGRDRKQIAKEIDEYNAANKAIAEKYKVSYIDITSGTREVANDPTLVAGDGLHPSAKDYKRWAVNLADKIKSSVQ
- a CDS encoding superoxide dismutase; this translates as MNRKQFLSASGVLAATSILPTNSVLAQHYDENGLDKLTDANGNFQHLPLPYNKNFLEPYMDEETVYLHHTFHHGGAVKGANTDLQKIRKAMDDNNLETVDYWTKKLSYHFSSHVLHTIFWTNLTNKKADPSGELMKRIEKDFGSYDKLKGYISATSKNVDGNGWGILGYQPYSDKLTILQCENHEKLTQWGVIPLLVVDVWEHAYYLKYKNKRTDFVDAMLQIINWDNVADRLNTAQKLR